The nucleotide sequence AAAAAGAGCAGGAAACGGTAGGCTGCCTGCAAGCTTTTCTCCACTACATATACAACTTTTAAACCGCTGGCGAATATTTACCTTCGCAAGGATCCTGTCTCAGCAACCTTACGGTGGCTTTGTATAAAACCGGCAGAGTACTTCTAAAATCACAAGGCTGCTCAAAAAACTGTTCTACACAAACCGCAAAAAACTCTTCCATATTGGTACCGGCATAGGCTCTTAAGAAAGAAGATTCTCCGTTTTTAACCCGGTAAAACTCTTTAGAAGCAACCCTGTTCCAATGATGCAAGTCTTTCACCTCTAAGAAAGCATATTCATCGTTCATAATAGCATCTTCCAACCTTAAAGCATGAGCCATTTCATGTAACCCTAGGTTAAACCCATCATCAGAAATGCTATAACCTTTCAGAAAATCTTCCCATGACAAAACTATAGTCCCTTCGGTGCTAACCTCGCCCTTAAACTTGTACCTACGTCTTGACTTTTGCCTATAATATTCCCTCGGATACAAAACAATTTTATTGAAGTGTGCCAATTTGAGTGGCTTAAACCCAAAAGTCAACTGTACAGCACAAGCACCAATAAGAAGTTTCATCTCTCCTGTAACCAGCTTCATGTTTCTGGGAATAAATTCTTTTTTTAATAAAAAATATTTAAGCCTTTTCTCAAATTCCCTTTTTTTAGCAGGTTCAAGTTTTGCATAATATGGGAAATACCTATTAAGCAAGTTTCTATAGGCGGGCTTTAAAGGCTTCATCATCCTCAAGGTGGCATCAACACGTCTCAGTATTGCTGCAGAAGAGGAAGTTCCCCAATACAGCGAACTACATATCCCAAACAAAAAAGCAATAAGTACAACGGCAAAAATCTCCATTCTTTTACATATCTGAGTGTCCTTTTACATTCCCAACAACCTAAAACCTATCAGATTCAATTGAAAATGCCTCTTTTATTTAGAACTGGTTTAAGACAGTATAGTTTATACAAACCATCTTAACATGTACGCATCCACATAAGCCCAGGTTGAGTATTACATATTCATTCTAAGTGAGCTATGACAAAAGACTAAACTATTGCAACCGTAGGTGCTAAGTTATTATTATATTCCTTTTCTCCCTCTTTGGTAACCACTCTTTTAAAAAAACTGCTTTATACTGAACCGCTAAATAATATGACCATACTTAAAGAACCAGTTATTTAACAATCAATTAACATTGGAATAATCACCCGTTAATATAAGCGAAATAGCTTTGCCACAGGATTAACTAAATTAATATTTCTGTGAAAAATCATTACACTGTATTCCTTAAACGAGCAGGAATACTTTTAGCTTTCTTGATGGGAACCCACTTATCTTATGCTCAAACAGGCATGCTTAAAGGAATCGTAACAGATAAAGAAACCGGAGAGCCTTTAATCGATGTCAATGTC is from Cytophagaceae bacterium ABcell3 and encodes:
- a CDS encoding zinc-dependent peptidase, translating into MEIFAVVLIAFLFGICSSLYWGTSSSAAILRRVDATLRMMKPLKPAYRNLLNRYFPYYAKLEPAKKREFEKRLKYFLLKKEFIPRNMKLVTGEMKLLIGACAVQLTFGFKPLKLAHFNKIVLYPREYYRQKSRRRYKFKGEVSTEGTIVLSWEDFLKGYSISDDGFNLGLHEMAHALRLEDAIMNDEYAFLEVKDLHHWNRVASKEFYRVKNGESSFLRAYAGTNMEEFFAVCVEQFFEQPCDFRSTLPVLYKATVRLLRQDPCEGKYSPAV
- a CDS encoding carboxypeptidase-like regulatory domain-containing protein, whose amino-acid sequence is MKNHYTVFLKRAGILLAFLMGTHLSYAQTGMLKGIVTDKETGEPLIDVNVSIPKLNKGTLTELGGDYILQGIPAGKHTPFTFWF